The Cryptosporangium phraense region TCGAGCACCGCCGCCGCCATCGCGAACACGCCCGGATCGCCGGACGACACGACCGCGACCCTCGAGCCCTTCAGCGCCAGATCCAGCGCGAACGCGGCCCGCTCGGCCTCGACGCGGTTGTCCGACGCGTGTCGTCGCTGGCGCGGGTTGGCCGGCACCCGGTCGAGGTACGGCCCGTACCCGACCAGGTCGTCGGCCGCCGCCAGCGCCTCCCGGGCCTCCGGCGTCTGCCATTCCCGTCCAGCCGGCCCGAGCCCGACGACCACCACCTCCCCCGCCCCGCCCTCCGCCGCTTCCGCGGCGGCCGCGCCCCCGGCGACCGCGCCCGGACCCCCCAACCCCGGAGACAACCGACTCGGCAACACCGCCATCGAGAAGTACGGCACCGACCCCGGATCCACCGACCCCAACGCCGCCACCCGCTCCGACCCCGTCGAAGCCCGCTCCACGTACCACGCCTCGTCCAGCCGCCCAGCCGCCTCCAACGCCGACCGCACCGACCCGAACGTCCGCCCCAGCTTCATCACGACCGCCGGGTCCTCCCCGGCCAGCCGCGCGGCCAACTCCGGCGACGGCAGCGTCCCCGGCAATACGGTCAGCACCTCGTCCCGCTCCACCAGCGGCCGCCCCAGCGCCGCCGACGCCCCGCTCACCGACGTCACCCCCGGCACCACGAGAGCCTCGTAACGCCCGGCCAGCCGCTTGTGCAGGTGCATGTACGACCCGTAGAAGAACGGATCCCCCTCGGCGAGCACCACCACGTCCCGCCCGGCGTCCAGATGCACGGACAGCCGGGCCGCGCACGACTCGTAGAACTCGTCGATCGCGCCCTGGTACCCGCCCGGGTGCGAGGTCGTCTCGGTCGTGACCGGGTAGACCAGCTGCTCCTCGATCTGACCCTCGCGCAGGTAGGGCTCGGCCACCGACCGGGCGACGCTCCGCCCGTGCCGCGCCGAGTGGTACGCGATCACCGGCGCCGACGAGATCAGCCGCGCGGCCTTCACGGTCACCAGCTCCGGGTCGCCCGGCCCGACCCCGACCCCGTACAACCGCCCGCTCATCACTCGTCCTCGCTGGCCAGCGCGTTGAGCGCACCGGCCGTCATCGCGCTGCCGCCCCGGCGTCCGCGCACGATCAGGTACTCCAGCCCGAGGTCGTTCGCGGCCAGCGCGTCCTTGGACTCGGCCGCGCCGATGAAGCCCACCGGGATCCCCAGCACGGCGGCCGGTCGCCCGGCTCCGGCCGCGACCATGTCCAGCAGGTGGAACAGCGCCGTCGGCGCGTTCCCGATCGCGACGACCGAGCCTTCCAGCCGGTCGCGCCAGAGTTCCACCGCGGCCGCGCTGCGAGTCGTCCCGAGCGACGAAGCCAGCCCGGGCACCGAGGCGTCGGACAGCGTGCAGATCACGTCGTTCGACGCGGGCAGCCGCCGCCGGGTCACGCCGGCCGCCACCATCTGCGCGTCGCAGAAGATCGGCGCCCCGGCCCGCAGCGCGGCCACCGCGGCCGGTACCGCGCCGGCCGAGAACGCCAGGTCGTCGACCAGGTCGACCATCCCGCACGAGTGGATCATCCGCACCGCGACCCGGGCCACGTCGTCCGGGAGCCCGCCCAGGTCGGCCTCGGCCCGGATCGTCGCGAACGACCGACGGTAGATCTCCGCCCCGTCGCGGATGTACTGCCCACTCACTCGCTGCCCCTTCGTGCCGCCGCGACGGTCGCGGCCAGCTCCTCCACCCGCACGTCCCCGCCGTCGACCCGGTACCCGTCGTCGGTGGCCAGCACGTCCACGTGCGCGCCGGCCGGCCGCCCGCACCGCCGTTCACACCCGGCGAAGTGCACGGCCGACCCGCCGTCGGCCAGCAACGACAACGCTCTGGACGCGTCGCCGCGGACGTCCGCGCGTGACTTCGCGCAGCCGGGGAGCCCCGTACAGGCGGTGGCGGTCGCCCACGCGGACGTCGGGTCGGTGACCAGCCCGGCCGCGTCCAGCGTCGTCACGATCGCAGGCGCGTCCGCGGCCGGAATCCCGGGGAGCACCACCCCTCGCCACGGAGTGACGATGATCTCGTCCCGGGCCACCCGCCCGATCACCTGCATCTGGGCGACGGTCAGCCGCCCGAGCGGAGCGCCCACCCCGATCGCCGAGCCGAGGACGCCCAGGAGCACCGGCGGGCCCACCGAATCGCCGGCTCCCCGGACGTCCGCCTGGTGGGGGAGGCCGAGAACGTCGGAGAGCCGCCGCGCGACGCGGGCCGACCCGTCGTCCAGATCGGAGAGACGCCAGGCCGCGGAGGCCTGAGCCTCGCGCTCGGCGAGGAAGCACCGGGCGGCGGCGATCGAGGCAGCGACGGCCTGGTCGGCAGCGACCCGCAGCCCGGAATCGACGCCGGCCAGCAACAGACGGTCGGCGCCGAGCAGCACGGTCACGTCCGCACCCAGCCCGGCCACGTCCCGGTCGACGTCGACCGCGAACAGGAACCGGCCGGACAGCGCGGCCAGGTCCGGCGCGGCGCACAACGCCTGGTCCAGCGCGGTCACCACCGCCTGCGCCCCACCCAGCGGCGACGCGACGATGTTCCGGACCCGTTCGTGCGTCTCCGACGGCAACAACCCGACCGAGGCCAGCCGCTCCGCGAGCGGCCCGGTGTCCGACACGCCACGAATTTGGACGTTCGCCCGAGAAGTCAACTCGATCGGACCGAACGCCCGGAGAGCGTCCCATTGCGTGAGGCTCAGCACACCGCCCGGGACGCGGACCCGGGCCAGACCGCCGTCCGCGGCCGGGTGGACCTGCAACGCGCCAGGGCAGCGGTCGGCAGCCGCGCGACGAGGAGCGGACGGAGCAGTGGGCACACGCCGGATGCTACGTGCCGCCCGGCAAGCCGCAATTGGGCCCACTTGACGGAAGCGTCACTGATCCGCAGTGTTGAGAGGCCATGAGCGGTGCGCCGTCGCCGAACCACGACCCGGGGCGCGGACCCCGAGTGAGGACGCCCGCGTGATTCTGCTGCTGTCGACTTCCGACACCGACCTGCTCTCGGCGCGGGCGAGCGGCGCGCCCTACCGGCTCGCGAACCCGGCCCGCACGTCCGTCGACGACCTGCCCGGCCTGCTCGACGGCGTCGACCTCGTCGTCGTCCGTATCCTCGGCGGACGCCGGGCCTGGGAAGAGGGCCTCGACGCGCTGCTGACCGGCCCGCGGCCGGTCGTCGTGCTCGGCGGGGAGGTCGCGCCGGACGCGGACCTGATGCAGCTCTCGACCGTGCCGGCCGGCGTCGCGGCGGAGGCGCACGCGTACCTCGCGCAGGGCGGGGCGCCCAACCTGGAGCAGCTGCACCACTTCCTCAGCGACACGATCCTGCTGACCGGCCTGGGCTTCGCCCCACCGGTCGACACCCCGACCTGGGGCGTGCTCTCCCGCGAGGCCGGACGCACCGAGCGCACCGGGGGCCCGACGATCGCGGTGCTGTACTACCGGGCCCATCACGTGGCCGGGAACACCGGGTTCGTCCATGCGCTGTGCGACGCGATCGAGGACGCGGGCGGGCAGGCGCTGCCGGTGTTCTGCGCCTCGCTGCGTACCGCGCCGGCCGAGCTGCTCGAGGTCCTGCGACGCGCGGACGCGCTGGTCGTGACCGTGCTCGCGGCCGGCGGCACCAAGCCGGCCACGGCGAGCGCCGGTGGCGACGACGACGCCTGGGACGTCGGTGCGCTGGCCGCGCTCGACGTCCCGATCCTGCAGGGCCTCTGCCTGACCAGCAGCCGCTCGACCTGGGACGCCAGCGACGACGGGCTTTCGCCCCTGGACAACGCGACCCAGGTCGCGATCCCGGAGTTCGACGGCCGGATCATCACGGTCCCGTTCTCGTTCAAGGAGATCGACGACGACGGGCTGACCGTCTACGTCGCCGACCCCGAGCGGGCCGCCCGGGTGGCCGGCATCGCGGTGAAGCACGGGGTTCTCCGGCACATCCCGGCGGGTGCGAAAAGGGTGGCGCTCATGCTCAGCGCCTACCCCACGAAGCACGCCCGGGTGGGCAACGCGGTGGGCCTCGACACCCCGGCCTCGGCGGTGAAGCTCCTGGCCGCGCTGCGGGAGGCCGGGTACGACATCGGCGAACTCCCGGGCGTCGAGAACCAGGACGGCGACGCGCTGATCCACGCGCTGATCGCGGCCGGTGGGCACGACACGGCCTGGCTCACCGAGGAGCAGCTGGCCGCGAACCCGGTGCGGATTTCGAAGGCGGCCTACCAGGCATATTTCGAAACCCTGGACGCCGACCTGCGCGACGCGATGGAGCGCCACTGGGGGCCGCCCCCTGGCGAGCTGTACGTCCACGACGGCGACATCGTGCTGGCCGCGCTGCGGGCCGGGAACGTCGTCGTGATGATCCAGCCGCCGCGCGGGTTCGGCGAGAACCCGGTCGCGATCTACCACGACCCCGACCTGCCGCCGAGCCACCACTACCTGGCCGCGTACCACTGGCTGGCCGCCGACTTCGGCGCCGACGCGGTCGTCCACCTGGGCAAACACGGCAACCTGGAGTGGCTGCCGGGGAAGACCGTCGGGATGTCGGCCGCCGACGGGTCCGACGCGGCCCTCGGGAACCTGCCGCTGATCTACCCGTTCCTGGTCAACGACCCGGGCGAGGGGACGCAGGCCAAGCGACGCACGCACGCCACGCTGGTGGATCACCTGGTGCCGCCGATGGCCCGCGCGGACTCCTACGGCGACATCGCCCGGCTCGAGCAGCTGCTCGACGAGCACGCGAACATCGCGGCGCTCGACCCGGCGAAGCTCCCGGCGATCCGGGCCCAGATCTGGACGCTGATCCAGGCCGCGCGCCTCGACCACGACCTGGGGCTGGACGACCGCCCGCACGACGCCGAGTTCGACGACTTCATCCTGCACGTGGACGGGTGGCTCTGCGAGGTGAAGGACGTCCAGATCCGGGACGGCCTGCACGTGCTGGGGTCGGCGCCGGTCGGCGAGGCCCGGGTCAACCTGGTACTCGCGATGCTGCGGGCCCGGCAGATGTGGGCCGGCCAGGTCGCCGCGCTGCCCGGTCTGCGCGAGGCGCTCGGCCTGGTCGAGAACGACTCCGCGCGGTCGAACGTGGACGAGGTCGAGGCCCTGGCCCGTTCGCTGGTCGCGGAGATGGAAGCCCGCGACTGGGACCCGGCGGCCGCGGCCGACGTCACCGCCTCCGTCCTGGATCCACGACTTTCCGGGGTTGTGAGGGGCTCGGAGACCCCGGAAAGTCGTCAATCCGTCGACCGCTCGCTCGTGGCGCGGGTGCTCACGTTCGCGGCCACCGAGGTCGTTCCGCGGCTGGCGAAGACCACCGACGAGATGACGCACGTCCTGCACGCGCTGAACGGGGGATACGTCCCGGCCGGGCCGAGTGGCTCGCCGCTGCGCGGGCTGATCAACACGCTGCCGACCGGGCGGAACTTCTACTCGGTCGACCCCAAGGCGGTGCCGAGCCGGCTGGCCTGGGAGACCGGCTCGGCGATGGCCGACTCCCTGCTGGCGAGGTACCGCGAGGACACCGGCGACTGGCCGCGCTCGGTCGGTCTCTCGATCTGGGGCACCTCGGCGATGCGCACGGCCGGTGACGACATCGCCGAGGTCCTCGCGCTGCTCGGCGTCCGCCCGCTCTGGGACGAGGCCTCCCGTCGGGTCACCGGCCTCGAGCTCATCCCGCGCCACGAACTCGACCGCCCCCGCATCGACGTCACGATCCGGATCTCGGGCTTCTTCCGGGACGCGTTCCCGCACGTCGTGGCCCTGCTCGACGACGCCGTGCAGCTGGTCGCCAAGCTCGACGAACCCGACAACTACGTGCGCGACCACGTGCTGGCCGACGTCGAAGAACATCACGACGAACGCCGGGCCACGCTGCGGCTGTTCGGCTCCAAGCCCGGCGCCTACGGGGCGGGCATCCTCCAGGCCATCGACTCGCGCACCTGGCGCGACGACAAAGACCTGGCCGAGGTCTACGCGGTCTGGGGCGGCTTCGCCTACGGCCGCGACGTCGACGGGATCCCGGCCCGCCCGGACATGGAGAACGCCTACCGGCGGATCAACGTCGCCGCGAAGAACGTCGACACGACCGAGCACGACATCGCCGACTCCGACGACTACTTCCAGTACCACGGCGGCATGATCGCGACGGTCCGCGCGCTGACCGGCGCCGCACCCAAGGCCTACATCGGCGACAGCACCCGCCCGGACGCCGTCCGCACCCGGTCGCTGCACGAGGAGACGGCCCGGGTGTTCCGGGCCCGGGTCGTCAACCCGCGCTGGATCGAGGCCATGCGCAGGCACGGTTACAAGGGCGCGTTCGAGCTGGCCGCGACCGTCGACTACCTGTTCGGCTACGACGCCACCGCGGGCGTCGTCGCCGACTGGATGTACGAGAACCTGGCGCAGACCTACGCGCTCGACGAGGAGAACCAGAAGTTCTTCACCGAGTCCAACCCGTGGGCGCTGCACGCGATCACCGAGCGGCTGATCGAAGCCGCGAACCGGGGCCTGTGGGAGCACCCCTCGCCGGCCACGCTGGACGCGTTGCAGGAGCTCTACCTGGCCACCGAGGGCGACCTCGAGGACGAGTAGTTCAGCTCGGTCCCGGGCTCGGCGCGACCCCTACCCTCGCCGGTATGCGGCGCACCGAGCCCGGCCTCCTGGCCACCCTGTTGCTGATCGCGGCGTTCCTCGGCGTCTGCGCCGTCCCGGTCCTGGTGTACCAGGGCTTCTGGGCGGGATTCCTGGTCGGCGACGACGCTCAGGCCCAGGCCCGCTCCGACCACCTCATGCTCGCCGCCCTGATCGTGGCCCTGGTGGCGTCGTCGGTCGGGATCGCCGTGGGCTGGTGGGTGCGGTTGACCGCGACGATCGTCGTGATGACGGTCGTGCTGGCCGTTGCCGGCTCGATCGCCCTGCTCGCGGCGGCGAAGTACGACCCGCCGACGCCGCAGCCGGGACCGATTCATTGCCAGGAGCACAGTGGCGGTGACAACGAGTGCCCGGGTGACTGACCCCGCTCCCGGGGAACGAATCGTCGCTAGTCAAGATTGAAAGGAAGGCGGCGACGACGGAGGAAGCTCGATGACGGTGGTGCTCGAACCGGACGACGTCTGGGCCTACCTGGTCGAGCGCAACCTCGCCGCAGGCACCGGCACCGTGCGCGAAGTCGGCGACGGCAACATGAACCGGGTCTTCCTCGCAATTCCCGACGATCCCGCCGTGCCGAGCGTCGCGGTCAAGCAGGCACCGCCCTGGATCCAGAAGCTCGGCCCCTCGTCCCCGATGAGCCCCGAGCGGGCGCTGATCGAGGCCCGTGCCCTCCGCACGTTCGCCGAGTACGCGCCCAAGCAGACCCCGGACGTCCTCGACGTCGACGAGGAGCGCTTCGCGTTCACGATGGAGGACCTGTCCGACCTCACGGTGCTGCGCACCGCGCTGAACCGGGGCGCGGCCATCGGCACCACGTCGGCCGAGGTCGGCGAGCTGGTCGGACGGGTGACGTTCGCGACGAGCGTGGCCGGCGCCGAACCGCGGGAGCGGGCCGATCTGCTGGCCCGGTCGGTGAACCCGCTGCTGGCCGAGGTGACGTTGCAGTACCTGCTCGGCGACCCGTTCGTCGAGGCCGAGCACAACTCGAACCATCCCTCGCTCGACGGGGCCGTCCGGAACCTGCGCGAGGACCCGGCCGTCCGGACCGAGCTCGCCACGCTGCGGGCCGCGTTCGGTTCCAGCGCCCAGGCGCTCGTCCACGGCGACCTGCACAGCGGCAGCGTCATGGTCGGCGTCCGGAACGGCGAGCCGGTCGTCCGGGTCATCGACCCCGAGTTCGCGATGGTCGGCCCGATCGGCCTCGACCTGGGTCTCTACCTGGCCAATGTGGTCATCGCCGCGGTGCGGTCGCGGAACACCGACCACCTGGCCTCGATCGAGGGCCTCTGGGACGCGTTCTGCGCGGCCTGGCGCGACGGCTGGCCGGACCGCGTCGACCCGCTCCTCGACGACGGCTGGCTGCTGCGTCACCTCCGGAACGTCTGGCACGACTCGCTGGGGTTCGCCGCCGTCGAGATGGTTCGCCGGGTGGCCGGCTACTCGCACGCGTCCGACTTGGAGACGTTGCCCGACCCCGGACCGGCCTCCGCCGTCGTTCTCGGCCTCGGCCACCGGCTGCTGGTCGACCGGGGCGTCTGCGGCGGCGAGGGTGGACGTCCGGATCCGCGTGCGTTGGCGCACCTGGTCAGCACCATGTGGGAGCGTTCGTGAACAGGCCGGTACTCGACGACAGCGTCCGACTGACCGACGAGGGTGTCCTCATCCTCGACCGTCGCGTTTTCCCCGCGCGTCAGGAATGGGTCCTGGCCCGCTCCGCGGGCGAGGTCGCGGTCGCGATCCGCGAGATGGTCACGCAGAGCTCCGGTCCGTTCTACGCCGGACTGGCGGGCCTCCGCCTGAGCGCTCGCCTCCATCGTGGTGACGGCGTCGAGACTGCTCTCAAAGCTTTGGTGGACGACGGTGAGCTGCTCACCGCGGCCCGGCCGACGAACAACCACGTGCGGGACGCGGTGCGCGAGGTCCTGGCCGCGGTCTCTCTCGCGGCTCCGGACTCGGCCGAGGAGCTGGCCGAGATCGTCGAGGCGGAGACGGGCCGGCTGGAGTCGGCCTACCGCGGAGGCAGCGCCGAGCTCGGCCGGCTGACCGCGGCCCTGATCCCGGACGGCGCCCGGGTGATGACCCACTGCTGGATGGACGCGTACCTGATCGGCGTGGTCCAGGAGGCTGCTTCGGCCGGCCGCAGCTACGAGTGGGTGGTCACCGAGACCCGCCCGTACCTGCAGGGCGCCCGGCTGACCGCGCACACGCTGGCCGAGATGGGGCAGAAACTGACCCTCATCACCGACGGCACCGCGGCCGCCGCGATGTCGCCGCAGTCGACGCTCGGCCCGATCGACGCGCTGGTCACCGCGGCCGACCGGGTGACGATGGACGGGCACGTGATCAACAAGGTCGGGACGCTCGGCCACGCGATCGCGGCCTCGGCGTTCGATATCCCGTTCTATGCGCTGGTGCTGGCCCCGGATCGCACCGCGGCAACCGCGTCCGACGTGGTGATCGAGGAGCGGGACGGCGCCGAGGTGCTGTCGACGCTCGGCTCGCGGACGGCGTCGTCGCTGGTCGAGCGGGGCTACTACCCGGCGTTCGACGTCACGCCGCCACGGTTCGTCCGGCGCATCGTCACCGACCGAGGTGTTTTCGAGCCGGCGCGGGTCGGCGAGTACCACAGGGAGATCTCATGACCCACACCGCACGCGTGGTCGTCCTCGACATCGAGGGCACGACCAGCGCGGCCGGTTTCGTCCAGGGCGATCTGTACGACTACGCGCGGCCGCGGCTGCGGCCGTGGATCGAGGCGCACGCCGACGATCCGGCGATCGCGGCGGCCGTCTCCCAGACGCGGGCCGACGGTGGGTTGTCGCCCGACGCCGATGTGGACGCGGTCGTCGCGGTCCTGCACGGCTGGATGGACGCCGACGTGAAGGCGACGCCGCTGAAGACGATCCAGGGCCAGCTCTGGGCGGCCGGGTTCGCGGCCGGCGAGCTGCAGTCGCACTTCTTCGCCGACGTGGTGCCGCAGCTGCGGGCCTGGCACGAGCGCGGGGTGCGGCTGGCGGTGTTCTCGTCCGGGTCGGTGGCCAGCCAGGTGCCGTGGTTCCGGCACGCCGACGCCGGTGATCTGACGCCGATGATCGAGGACTACTTCGACACGGTCAGCGCCGGGAGCAAGCGCGAAGCGTCGTCGTACGAGAAGATCGCCTCCGCGCTCGGGGTGGCCGGGAACGAGGCGCTGTTCCTCACCGACCTGCCCGCCGAGCTGGACGCGGCGACCGCGGCGGGGTGGCAGGTGGTCGGCGTCCGCCGGGAGGGCGAACCGAACTACGGCGGGGATTTCGGCCGCCACCCGGTCGTGGCGACGTTCGACGAGGTGGACGTGGTCGCCCCGGGCGGGTTCGCCGCGGGAGCCGGCCGCGCGGCCGGCGGGTTTGCGGCGGGAGCCGGGCCCGCGGCGGATGGGGGCGCGGGCGGGTTCGCGGCGGGGGCCGCCGGCGAGGCGGACGGGGAGCAGTCGTGAGTGCACCGGACTTCCGGACGGACTTCCGCGGGGCGCTGGAAGGCGCCGGCCGCGCGCTGGCCGCCGAAGCGGCGCGGTTCGCCGGCATCGGCTGGATGCGGGGCACCTCGGGGAACCTCTCGATCGTGCTCAACCGCGACCCGCTGCGCCTGGCGGTGACGGTCAGCGGCCTCGACAAGGGCGAGCTGACCAGCAGCGACGTCGTCGTCGTGGACGAGTTCGGAGCCGCCGTGCCCGAGCAGCCAAGGCCCGACCTGATCCCGTCGGCCGAGGCCGAACTGCACGCCCGGGTAGCCGCGCTCTCCGGCGCGGGCGCGGTGGTGCACGTGCACGCGCTGCAGGCCGTCCTGGCCGGACACTGGTGGCCGGAGGGCATCGAGCTGCGCGACCTCGAGATGCTCAAGGGCATCGGCCGGCTGGCGCACGACGAGACCGTCACGATCCCGGTAGTGCCGAACTCCCAGGACATGAAGGTGCTCGGCGACGACGTGGCCAAGGTCTTCGACCCGGGCGTCCCCGCGGTCGTCGTCGCGAGGCACGGCATGTACGCCTGGGGCCGCGACCTGCTGCAGGCCCGTCACCACACCGAGATCGTCGAGTTCCTGCTCCAGTTCAAGGTCGAGACGCGCGGCTGAGCCGACCGAACCGGCTCAGGGCACGTTCCAGGGTGTCAGTGAGACGGTCAACGTGTCGTTGTCGCGAGCGATCGAGTCGACGTGAAAGCGCACGATCTTCTGCGTGATGCCCTCGCTCGACGCGTTCGCTCGGGAGGTCAGGACGCAGACCGTCAGGTTCGCGGCCGAGGCCATGCTGCTGACGCTCGCCGAGGACCGGATGGCTTCGACGCAGTCGCCGGCCGAGGACTGGGCCGATTGGACGGGTGCGACCCGATCGGCGTCCTGGAAGTTGAGCGTGCCGTTTCCGCCACCGGCCACGTAGGTGACGTCGCCGCCGTTCTCCGGTCGGACGCGGGGCTCGTCGACGTCGATGTGGACGAAGTCGCCACCGGACTGGACGGTCAGCGTCTGGTTCTCGTACGCGGACTGGTAGGTCGACGAGGGATCGAGCTGGCCGGGGTCGAGCGGGGAATTCTCCCCCGACGGGACCGGGGCGACGGAGACGGCCGAACTGGGTTCGGCCGGCGCCGGAGCCGAGGACGGCAGTGGCTGCGCCACGACGTCGCTGTCTCCGTTGCCTCCGGACCGGGCCAACGCGAGCCCGGCGACGATCAGCGACAACACGGCGACCCCGAGGGCGATAGCGGCAATCACAACGCCCGGCGCGCCTCCGGTTCTCCTTTTCGGCCCACCGCTCGGCTGCATGATCTTCCCCCCGTACCAGATGTGCATCGGATTCAGGGCGGCACGTTATTGGTTCGCTCCCGCCCGGGCCAGTGGTCATTGCAGCCAATTACTCAACTCGATTCGGTCTCCGCCGAGTCGGCTGTTCGGCTGATCAGGTCGGTCGGTGTTCCGGCTCCACCCGGCGCGTGCATAATCCGCCTGGTGACCATGGATTCGAAGCGGCCTCCGGCTTCGGGAGGCGAGGTGCGGAGCAATTCCGGTAGACGGCGTACGACGACACGGCGGCTGACGCTGGTCGCCGAGTTGGCGACCGTTCTGAGCTTGCTGGTGGGGCTCGTTGCGTGGCTGTTTCCGCGCTCCGACCAGCCGGGCTCGGGTCCTCCCGCGGCAACCGGATCCGCATCGGCGAGCAATTCGGCGCCGATTTCAGCGACACCGGAATCGGTGCCTTCCGGTTCGCCGACGACGGGTCCGAATTCAACGGCGAAATCCCTCGTCGGCATCACTCCGGACCGCGGCGCAGCCAATGTTGATCCCGACGGATCGGCATTACAGATCGCGTGCGGATCGGGGAGTAGTGGCGATCGGGATCGGGAGGTCTCGTACCCGCTCTACCGTTCGTACTCCGAGTTCGCGACCGAGTTGATCGCGACCGGTTCCGCTCCCCGGGAGACCCGAATCCAACTCGAGGTGTTCGCCGATCAAAGCCGGGTGGGCAACACGATCGTTCGAATGGGATCGCGTTCGCAGGTTCGAGCGCCGATCCTCGGGGCCGAGGTCTTGACGCTGAGGGTCACCTGCGAGTCTTCCGCGGGGCGAGCGCGCCTGGATGATCCGGTACTCCGAGCCGCCAAGCCCTAGATGAGTTGATTCCGAAGTCGTCAGTGGTCGTGGGCGGTCTGAACCAGCGGGACTGCGATGCGCAGTAGCCGTGCTGGGCGTACCCGGCCAACGCGTCGTCGCGGCGGTCAGCAGTTCGGCGTCGGCGAGCGCCGGCGGGTTCCGGCCGGCCGATGCGGCGAAACGGGCTCGGCCGGGGCTACTCCCAGCCGTATTCGGCCCGCAGCTCCCGAGCAACCGAATCGAAGCGGTCCCGGGGCAGGATCGCGCCCTCTCGGCGGATGCCATCCTGGTCGACCTCGATCACCCGGTCGAGCCGGATCCAGCTCGGCCGGTTCTCGCGGTCCCACGGACCCGCGCCCAGCGCGTACCAGTTCCGCTGCCCGTCGCGCTCGCTGTTCGACGACAGCATCAACCCGAGCAGCGTCGACCCGCGCCGGCCGACCACCAGCACCGGCCGGTCCTTGCCCTGACTCGGGTCGTCCTCGTACTGGACCCAGGTCCAGACGATCTCCCCCGGATCGGCGTCGCCGTCGAGGTTCGGCGCGTAGACGAGGTGCCGCCCGCTCGGCGCGGGCACCCCGCCGTTCAGCCGAGCCTTCTTGTCCGGCGCCGACGAAGAACGCATTCGACGGACGGCCGACCGCGCGATGTCCTTGATGCTTCGAGCCACCCGCGAACCTTAGCGAACCCCGAACACTGTCCAGAATTTGCGCTAGCTTGCACCCGTGACCAAGCGGCTTGCGGAGGTGGCGCAAAAAGTCGGCGTCAGCGAAGCCACGGTCAGCCGAGTCCTCAACGGACGCCCGGGAGTCTCCGACGCCACCCGCGAAGCCGTCCTCACCGCGCTCGACGTCCTCGGCTACGAGCGGCCCACCCAGCTGCGCGGCGACCGCGGGCGCCTCGTCGGGCTGGTGCTGCCGGAGCTGCAGAACCCGATCTTCCCCGCGTTCGCCGAGGTCGTCGGCGACGCGCTGGCCCAGAAGGGCTTCACGCCGGTGCTCTGCACCCGCACGGCCGGCGGCGTCACCGAGCAGGAGTACGTCGACCTGC contains the following coding sequences:
- a CDS encoding precorrin-2 C(20)-methyltransferase; protein product: MSGRLYGVGVGPGDPELVTVKAARLISSAPVIAYHSARHGRSVARSVAEPYLREGQIEEQLVYPVTTETTSHPGGYQGAIDEFYESCAARLSVHLDAGRDVVVLAEGDPFFYGSYMHLHKRLAGRYEALVVPGVTSVSGASAALGRPLVERDEVLTVLPGTLPSPELAARLAGEDPAVVMKLGRTFGSVRSALEAAGRLDEAWYVERASTGSERVAALGSVDPGSVPYFSMAVLPSRLSPGLGGPGAVAGGAAAAEAAEGGAGEVVVVGLGPAGREWQTPEAREALAAADDLVGYGPYLDRVPANPRQRRHASDNRVEAERAAFALDLALKGSRVAVVSSGDPGVFAMAAAVLEVADDPRWADVPVRVVPGLTAAQAVASRVGAPLGHDFCIISLSDRLKPWDVIEARLSAAASADFVIAIYNPASKFRRHQIEAAHQLLLRHRAPETPVVVGRDVGGPTEHVEVVGLAALDVSTVDMRTLLIVGSSRTRTTRHGVYTPRRY
- a CDS encoding precorrin-8X methylmutase, which produces MSGQYIRDGAEIYRRSFATIRAEADLGGLPDDVARVAVRMIHSCGMVDLVDDLAFSAGAVPAAVAALRAGAPIFCDAQMVAAGVTRRRLPASNDVICTLSDASVPGLASSLGTTRSAAAVELWRDRLEGSVVAIGNAPTALFHLLDMVAAGAGRPAAVLGIPVGFIGAAESKDALAANDLGLEYLIVRGRRGGSAMTAGALNALASEDE
- a CDS encoding precorrin-3B synthase, producing MPTAPSAPRRAAADRCPGALQVHPAADGGLARVRVPGGVLSLTQWDALRAFGPIELTSRANVQIRGVSDTGPLAERLASVGLLPSETHERVRNIVASPLGGAQAVVTALDQALCAAPDLAALSGRFLFAVDVDRDVAGLGADVTVLLGADRLLLAGVDSGLRVAADQAVAASIAAARCFLAEREAQASAAWRLSDLDDGSARVARRLSDVLGLPHQADVRGAGDSVGPPVLLGVLGSAIGVGAPLGRLTVAQMQVIGRVARDEIIVTPWRGVVLPGIPAADAPAIVTTLDAAGLVTDPTSAWATATACTGLPGCAKSRADVRGDASRALSLLADGGSAVHFAGCERRCGRPAGAHVDVLATDDGYRVDGGDVRVEELAATVAAARRGSE
- the cobN gene encoding cobaltochelatase subunit CobN; protein product: MILLLSTSDTDLLSARASGAPYRLANPARTSVDDLPGLLDGVDLVVVRILGGRRAWEEGLDALLTGPRPVVVLGGEVAPDADLMQLSTVPAGVAAEAHAYLAQGGAPNLEQLHHFLSDTILLTGLGFAPPVDTPTWGVLSREAGRTERTGGPTIAVLYYRAHHVAGNTGFVHALCDAIEDAGGQALPVFCASLRTAPAELLEVLRRADALVVTVLAAGGTKPATASAGGDDDAWDVGALAALDVPILQGLCLTSSRSTWDASDDGLSPLDNATQVAIPEFDGRIITVPFSFKEIDDDGLTVYVADPERAARVAGIAVKHGVLRHIPAGAKRVALMLSAYPTKHARVGNAVGLDTPASAVKLLAALREAGYDIGELPGVENQDGDALIHALIAAGGHDTAWLTEEQLAANPVRISKAAYQAYFETLDADLRDAMERHWGPPPGELYVHDGDIVLAALRAGNVVVMIQPPRGFGENPVAIYHDPDLPPSHHYLAAYHWLAADFGADAVVHLGKHGNLEWLPGKTVGMSAADGSDAALGNLPLIYPFLVNDPGEGTQAKRRTHATLVDHLVPPMARADSYGDIARLEQLLDEHANIAALDPAKLPAIRAQIWTLIQAARLDHDLGLDDRPHDAEFDDFILHVDGWLCEVKDVQIRDGLHVLGSAPVGEARVNLVLAMLRARQMWAGQVAALPGLREALGLVENDSARSNVDEVEALARSLVAEMEARDWDPAAAADVTASVLDPRLSGVVRGSETPESRQSVDRSLVARVLTFAATEVVPRLAKTTDEMTHVLHALNGGYVPAGPSGSPLRGLINTLPTGRNFYSVDPKAVPSRLAWETGSAMADSLLARYREDTGDWPRSVGLSIWGTSAMRTAGDDIAEVLALLGVRPLWDEASRRVTGLELIPRHELDRPRIDVTIRISGFFRDAFPHVVALLDDAVQLVAKLDEPDNYVRDHVLADVEEHHDERRATLRLFGSKPGAYGAGILQAIDSRTWRDDKDLAEVYAVWGGFAYGRDVDGIPARPDMENAYRRINVAAKNVDTTEHDIADSDDYFQYHGGMIATVRALTGAAPKAYIGDSTRPDAVRTRSLHEETARVFRARVVNPRWIEAMRRHGYKGAFELAATVDYLFGYDATAGVVADWMYENLAQTYALDEENQKFFTESNPWALHAITERLIEAANRGLWEHPSPATLDALQELYLATEGDLEDE